A genomic region of Prevotella scopos JCM 17725 contains the following coding sequences:
- a CDS encoding ABC transporter ATP-binding protein yields MLKYLEKKFALTNKGAVQLLKGTLLSALLDLSFMLPIGLVVYVLTTTIEYLSKDIYHFEVPIIFYIGTGILLLFVMGVVAKAQYKSVYVSTYYESANRRIHLAEKLRRLPLSFFGKKDLSDLTNTIMSDCADLEKAFSHAIPQLFGSTIALIIMSIPLFITSWQLALSLLWVIPVAFILILGTKQIQKKYNHVHFEEKRKTSDLLQEGLESIHEIKSANGEKRYLDGLDEQLAIAERTQIKSNLLGALIANSAQLVLKLGLVTLVIVGTALLTKGEISPMLFFMYLIVASRIFDPVISIFEYIAHITNVNSQITRMNEIINYPIQDTARNITPTHFEIEFKDVTFGYNRTDSILKDVSFTAKQGEVTALVGPSGSGKSTVAKLAARFWDANSGTVTIGGIRVEDFDSEELLKYYSIVFQDVTLFNTSLKENIRIGKKDATDKEIMDAAHAAGCDEFIKRLPNGIDTIVGENGTTISGGERQRISIARALLKDAPIILLDEVSASLDVENETKIQEAISCLTKNKTVIIIAHRMRTISNANKIVVLEAGRVVQCGNYNELINQDGIYKQMVLLQSKK; encoded by the coding sequence ATGCTAAAATATTTAGAAAAAAAGTTCGCACTAACAAATAAAGGAGCTGTCCAGTTATTGAAAGGAACATTGTTGTCGGCTCTGTTAGACCTTTCGTTCATGTTGCCAATAGGTCTTGTAGTTTATGTTCTGACTACTACTATTGAATACTTATCTAAAGATATATATCATTTTGAAGTCCCTATAATCTTTTATATCGGAACTGGAATACTATTGTTATTTGTAATGGGAGTAGTCGCCAAAGCTCAATACAAAAGTGTTTATGTCAGCACTTACTATGAAAGTGCCAATAGACGTATTCACCTTGCAGAGAAACTGCGTCGCCTACCCCTTTCATTCTTCGGTAAAAAAGATTTATCCGATTTGACCAATACAATAATGTCAGATTGTGCAGATTTGGAGAAGGCTTTTTCACATGCCATCCCCCAATTATTCGGTTCTACCATTGCTCTTATTATAATGTCTATTCCTCTGTTTATAACCAGTTGGCAACTGGCGTTGTCTTTGTTGTGGGTTATACCGGTAGCATTTATTTTGATATTAGGAACCAAACAGATTCAAAAGAAATACAATCATGTGCATTTTGAGGAGAAAAGGAAAACCTCAGATTTGCTTCAAGAGGGATTAGAAAGTATACACGAAATTAAGTCTGCCAATGGAGAAAAACGTTATTTGGATGGATTGGACGAACAATTAGCAATAGCAGAAAGAACCCAAATAAAATCTAACTTATTAGGGGCACTCATCGCTAATTCTGCTCAGTTAGTTTTGAAATTAGGACTCGTAACTTTAGTCATTGTTGGAACAGCATTATTGACAAAAGGAGAAATATCCCCAATGTTATTTTTTATGTATCTGATAGTCGCTTCCCGAATATTTGATCCGGTTATTTCCATATTCGAATACATTGCACATATCACAAATGTGAATAGCCAAATAACCCGAATGAATGAGATTATCAATTATCCCATTCAAGATACTGCACGGAATATTACTCCTACTCATTTTGAAATAGAGTTTAAGGATGTAACATTCGGATACAATAGAACTGATTCAATTCTGAAAGATGTGTCCTTTACTGCCAAACAAGGAGAAGTTACAGCATTGGTCGGTCCGTCCGGAAGCGGCAAAAGTACAGTTGCAAAGTTAGCAGCCCGTTTCTGGGATGCCAATTCGGGCACAGTTACCATTGGAGGCATTCGTGTGGAGGATTTTGATTCAGAGGAATTGCTGAAATACTATTCTATCGTCTTTCAAGATGTGACCCTTTTTAATACATCTCTGAAAGAAAACATTAGAATAGGAAAAAAGGATGCGACAGACAAAGAAATCATGGATGCCGCACATGCTGCAGGATGTGATGAGTTTATAAAGCGTCTACCGAATGGTATTGATACGATTGTCGGCGAAAATGGAACCACGATTTCCGGAGGTGAAAGACAGAGAATATCTATCGCTAGAGCATTGTTAAAAGACGCTCCCATTATATTGCTTGATGAAGTATCCGCCTCTTTGGATGTCGAAAATGAAACCAAAATCCAAGAAGCGATATCCTGCCTGACAAAAAACAAAACCGTAATTATTATAGCTCATAGAATGCGTACGATATCAAATGCCAATAAAATTGTAGTTCTTGAGGCTGGGCGTGTCGTACAATGCGGAAATTATAATGAACTGATAAATCAAGATGGTATATATAAACAAATGGTACTGCTCCAATCTAAGAAATAA
- a CDS encoding TonB-dependent receptor has protein sequence MAQSNEELYECCGVVKDKKTGIPLEGVSVCCKMQKNGTTTNSKGEFTLKLPLGKHELLFSYIGYEDEKKLLECRKVTKPITVFLTETSSSLHEVVVVGKSKEQRMRESTIPVSVISAKDLQGTVSNANEILAKTVGVTVRNGGGEGSSARISVRGLEGKRIGVFVDGRPMNENSDYADINDFPLDMIERIEIYKGIVPAWLGGSSIGGAINIVLKEFPPGYYDIAYGYSSFNTHKFNSVVKHNEEKLGLLFGIGIGYTYSDNNYMMDSPYYDNLKIKRNHDQYKKLLTGFGVKAVKWWFDEVEIEMGRIHSQKQIQGIEYDIRQAHTDTKSYMGKLHLDKTDFLIKNLDLKSDFMYSYGNTSFVDTATIRYQFDGTSFPCPSPYGGEVGRYPSQAQNRKHGFMSKINLNYMFARQHTINFNSLVNYAYGIPKDEVRDAALGYKNSFDTHMTSATHGLSYEYKTKNSRLMNVLAAKHYFYDTHTTMVNPLKKQERYQQVHCKKHDLGVSESVRYQLFPSLFLKGSFSYDVRLPSEEELLGDGWVIEPSTNLTPEHSRSTNVGLIFNRTSSSGNNFQMELNGFYTYLTDMIRFVGGPIRSHYENFGEMRMTGIEYEMKADINRWLYGYGNITYQDLRDTRKYEPLTQNPNPTKGDRMPNIPFLMMNGGLEFHKENLFGGKGQNTRIMTDFSYIHEYYYDFKQSNYQERKIPTSFTVNLGIEHSLWSERLFISSYINNLTNAKIMSEFNRPLPGRTFGLKIRYVHR, from the coding sequence ATGGCACAATCAAATGAAGAGCTTTATGAGTGTTGTGGAGTTGTGAAGGATAAGAAAACAGGGATTCCATTGGAAGGGGTTTCTGTATGTTGCAAGATGCAAAAAAACGGAACAACAACGAACAGCAAGGGAGAATTTACATTAAAACTACCCTTAGGGAAACATGAACTTTTGTTCTCCTATATTGGCTACGAGGATGAGAAAAAGCTTTTGGAATGTCGAAAGGTTACAAAACCGATTACTGTCTTTCTTACAGAAACTTCCTCTTCTTTGCATGAAGTAGTCGTTGTGGGGAAAAGCAAGGAGCAAAGGATGCGAGAATCGACAATTCCCGTTTCTGTAATTTCAGCAAAGGACTTACAGGGTACTGTAAGTAATGCCAACGAAATACTTGCCAAAACTGTAGGTGTTACGGTAAGGAACGGAGGCGGTGAAGGAAGTTCGGCGAGAATATCTGTCAGAGGACTTGAAGGAAAGCGTATCGGGGTGTTCGTTGACGGTCGTCCTATGAATGAGAACAGCGACTATGCCGATATAAATGATTTCCCTTTAGATATGATAGAAAGAATTGAAATCTACAAGGGCATTGTACCTGCATGGTTAGGCGGAAGCTCCATAGGAGGAGCGATAAATATCGTTCTGAAAGAGTTTCCTCCCGGTTATTACGACATTGCTTACGGATATTCGTCATTCAATACGCATAAGTTCAATTCTGTAGTGAAGCATAATGAGGAAAAGTTGGGACTTTTATTTGGAATTGGAATTGGATATACATATTCCGACAATAATTACATGATGGATTCTCCCTATTATGACAACTTAAAAATCAAGCGAAACCATGATCAGTACAAGAAGTTGCTCACTGGTTTTGGAGTGAAAGCTGTTAAGTGGTGGTTCGATGAAGTCGAAATCGAAATGGGACGTATTCATAGCCAGAAACAGATTCAAGGGATAGAATATGACATTCGGCAGGCTCATACAGATACCAAGAGCTATATGGGCAAGCTTCATTTGGACAAAACAGACTTCCTTATAAAGAATTTGGACTTGAAATCGGATTTCATGTATTCGTATGGCAACACCTCTTTCGTGGATACGGCTACGATTCGTTATCAATTTGATGGAACATCGTTCCCTTGCCCTTCTCCTTATGGAGGAGAAGTCGGACGCTATCCATCACAGGCACAGAATCGGAAGCATGGATTCATGAGTAAAATAAATCTGAATTACATGTTTGCCCGTCAGCATACGATAAACTTCAATTCTCTTGTCAATTATGCTTATGGCATTCCTAAAGACGAGGTGAGAGACGCCGCTTTAGGGTACAAAAACAGCTTTGATACCCACATGACAAGTGCTACGCATGGTTTATCCTATGAATACAAGACAAAAAACAGTCGCTTAATGAACGTATTGGCTGCCAAGCATTATTTCTACGACACGCACACGACAATGGTAAATCCGTTAAAAAAGCAAGAACGTTATCAGCAAGTACATTGTAAGAAACATGACTTGGGAGTCAGTGAGAGCGTACGCTACCAATTGTTCCCCTCTCTTTTCCTGAAAGGAAGCTTTTCTTATGACGTGCGCCTTCCTTCGGAGGAAGAATTATTGGGCGACGGCTGGGTGATAGAACCATCCACAAACTTGACACCGGAACATAGTAGAAGTACCAATGTAGGTTTGATTTTTAATCGTACAAGCTCTAGCGGAAATAATTTTCAGATGGAATTGAATGGCTTCTATACTTATCTGACGGATATGATTCGATTTGTCGGAGGTCCGATACGTTCCCATTATGAGAATTTTGGAGAAATGAGAATGACAGGAATAGAGTATGAAATGAAAGCAGACATTAACCGTTGGCTATATGGTTATGGAAATATAACCTATCAAGACTTGCGCGACACGAGAAAATACGAACCGCTAACTCAAAATCCCAATCCTACCAAAGGAGACAGAATGCCCAACATACCCTTTTTGATGATGAATGGAGGGCTGGAGTTCCACAAAGAAAATTTGTTTGGAGGCAAAGGGCAAAACACACGAATAATGACTGATTTTTCATATATCCACGAATATTACTACGATTTCAAGCAGAGTAATTATCAGGAAAGAAAAATCCCCACCTCCTTTACTGTCAATTTAGGAATTGAACACAGTCTTTGGAGTGAGCGACTCTTTATCTCCAGCTACATTAACAATCTGACAAACGCAAAGATTATGTCGGAGTTTAATCGCCCTCTCCCCGGAAGAACTTTCGGACTGAAAATTCGATATGTACATCGTTAG
- a CDS encoding TonB-dependent receptor, translating into MPISSIVHLYKRMLIVGFLSLWSFPMFAQLQPTEIKVIDAENGNSIEFAAVQWKGLNAPTYTNGTTTNRKGIAKLNASSNQKLMLMVSYVGYQTITDTITANGMRYTIRLLPESTELADVVVVGKTRAQILRESPEAVSVINAKELQGRSISLETVLNKTIGLKVGQTGGLGSSSRIIVHGLEGNRIQILWDGIPMSTSDGAFSLDEIPIDIIERIEVYKSIIPARFGCDGLGGAVNIVTKEFSTDYLDASYEFGSYQTHKGSVFSRKNFPKSGILLGAGGYYTSAKNDYSFRVPERENLLVRRDHDRFRSYMLKGKIAFTKLWLDEISTEFGYYNRFNEIQGILKNIQHAENKSGMFMLENKLIKSGMLNDRLNFESHFSLSHTTNNFVDTARVNHDFEGNIYPSPNGQGETGDVPHNSNDKGLEINERINFDYKLSANHSLNLNTLINYARRQPSDNIASQHAGFVIGGFPSKKTSFISGLTWESKLFDKKLTNMLSAKYFHLHSEIEDLTSYEMIEAPKKKNNTTSQIGWIEAIKYEPFRGFHLKASYQWAIRLPNSQELFGDGIITFPAAGLRPEKSHNFNLGFLIDKNDVLGLSRLQFEVNSFYMQVSDMIKLMKQHMAAGYVNAEKVHIKGIETEIKLDISPTVYAYGNLTYQDVRDVLNYLPGTQAPNPTKGLRLPNIPYLFANFGAEYHSNRLFKNWYVKAFWDGKFTEEFFYFWELTELQKRRIPRSFVNDIGLLLTYKSKYSVALECHNIMNKEVWDQFRQPLAGRTLHLKFRYVFSKGIF; encoded by the coding sequence ATGCCAATCAGCTCAATAGTCCATTTATACAAAAGAATGCTCATTGTCGGCTTTCTATCGTTGTGGTCTTTTCCTATGTTTGCACAACTGCAACCAACAGAAATAAAAGTTATTGATGCAGAAAATGGGAACAGTATAGAATTTGCCGCCGTACAATGGAAAGGTTTGAATGCTCCAACGTACACGAATGGTACGACTACAAACAGGAAAGGTATTGCAAAATTAAATGCATCAAGTAATCAAAAACTTATGCTTATGGTAAGTTATGTCGGTTATCAGACCATTACCGATACGATTACTGCAAATGGGATGCGTTATACCATAAGACTACTCCCGGAATCAACAGAGCTGGCAGATGTAGTCGTAGTAGGAAAAACAAGAGCACAAATACTCAGAGAGTCGCCTGAAGCAGTTTCTGTAATAAATGCAAAAGAACTTCAAGGCAGATCTATTTCGTTAGAAACCGTTTTGAATAAAACCATAGGTTTGAAAGTTGGGCAGACTGGCGGTTTGGGAAGCAGTTCGAGAATTATTGTTCATGGTTTGGAAGGAAACCGTATTCAAATCTTATGGGATGGAATACCAATGAGTACTTCTGACGGGGCTTTTTCTCTTGATGAAATTCCGATAGACATTATAGAAAGAATAGAAGTCTATAAGAGTATCATACCCGCTCGTTTCGGATGTGATGGATTGGGGGGAGCCGTCAATATCGTTACTAAAGAGTTTAGTACGGATTATTTAGATGCCTCGTATGAATTCGGATCTTACCAAACACACAAAGGAAGTGTCTTCTCTCGCAAGAATTTTCCAAAGAGTGGCATTCTACTCGGTGCGGGAGGTTATTATACATCTGCAAAGAATGACTACTCTTTCAGAGTTCCCGAGAGAGAAAATCTGTTAGTAAGACGTGACCATGACCGTTTTCGTTCGTATATGTTGAAGGGAAAAATTGCTTTCACGAAACTTTGGCTCGATGAGATTAGTACCGAGTTCGGGTATTACAATCGTTTCAATGAAATCCAAGGTATCTTAAAAAACATACAACATGCCGAAAACAAATCAGGAATGTTTATGTTGGAAAACAAATTGATAAAAAGCGGAATGCTGAACGACCGCCTTAACTTTGAGTCCCATTTCTCCCTTTCACATACAACAAACAATTTTGTGGATACGGCACGAGTTAATCACGATTTCGAAGGAAACATATATCCGAGTCCGAATGGACAGGGAGAAACAGGGGATGTTCCTCACAACTCGAATGACAAAGGATTGGAAATCAATGAACGTATCAATTTTGATTACAAGTTGTCCGCCAATCACAGTTTGAATCTGAACACACTTATTAACTACGCCAGAAGACAACCGAGCGACAACATTGCAAGTCAGCATGCAGGTTTTGTTATCGGAGGATTTCCCAGTAAAAAGACCAGTTTCATTTCGGGGTTGACTTGGGAGTCAAAACTCTTTGATAAGAAACTGACGAATATGCTCTCCGCAAAGTATTTCCACCTCCATTCCGAGATAGAAGATTTGACTTCATACGAGATGATTGAGGCTCCGAAGAAAAAGAACAATACGACCTCACAAATAGGCTGGATAGAGGCTATAAAATACGAGCCCTTCAGAGGTTTTCACTTGAAAGCATCTTACCAGTGGGCAATACGCCTTCCCAATTCACAAGAACTATTCGGTGATGGTATCATCACCTTTCCTGCAGCCGGATTGAGACCAGAGAAAAGCCACAACTTCAATCTGGGGTTCTTAATAGACAAAAATGATGTCCTCGGCTTATCGCGATTGCAGTTTGAAGTGAACAGCTTTTATATGCAGGTAAGCGATATGATAAAATTGATGAAACAACACATGGCAGCCGGATATGTAAACGCAGAAAAGGTACATATTAAAGGTATAGAAACCGAAATAAAATTGGACATATCGCCAACGGTCTATGCCTACGGAAATCTAACTTATCAGGATGTGCGTGATGTCTTGAACTATTTACCCGGTACCCAAGCCCCCAATCCGACAAAAGGATTGCGACTACCGAACATTCCCTATTTGTTCGCCAACTTCGGGGCGGAGTATCACAGCAACAGATTATTCAAGAATTGGTATGTCAAGGCTTTCTGGGACGGCAAATTTACTGAGGAGTTCTTCTACTTCTGGGAACTTACCGAATTACAGAAACGACGTATTCCCCGCAGTTTCGTCAATGACATAGGGCTATTGTTGACCTACAAAAGCAAATATTCCGTAGCCTTGGAATGCCATAATATAATGAACAAAGAAGTTTGGGACCAATTCCGCCAACCATTGGCAGGACGGACACTTCACCTCAAATTCAGATATGTCTTCTCAAAAGGAATTTTCTAA
- a CDS encoding ABC transporter ATP-binding protein codes for MVRNILNELTASGVRHLIISALFFVVYALCGTAIMLTVLFLINRHIHGESISFISAAWVLGSLLVLKTISNAIADMSKHFAGFDLVERIREKIILKLKMFSLGFYTNERLGEISTIIHKDVDNMEMVVGHLWTRMSADFIVALILGIGLFCVDWRMGLTMVAILPIALFSLYRGIRSGMKAQEESQDNLADMVSLFVEYVKGIPVLKVFGGKGMFRDRLDHSVSEFGESSKNTSRLAAVSVGRYTFLIELAFALMATIGLWWTQQGELSLFAYLMFIIVSKEFYKPFVNMENHWLNYIKVKDSYGRISHLLNAPVITNPEQPKTATHFNLSFDKVDFHYEKEGFEMKNLTFHVPEGTVTALVGSSGSGKTTITNLLLRFWEPQTGSIRIGGLDIREMDYDYLLGKISVVMQNVILFSDTIANNIKVGNQHATQEEIEDAARRAMIHDFIINLPEGYETKIGENGLGLSGGQKQRLSIARAFLKDAPIILLDEITSNVDPVNEYKIQQAMSSLIQNRTVLVIAHHLQTIRNANQIIVMDKGHLVENGTHAELAAKNGMYCKLLSMQ; via the coding sequence ATGGTACGCAATATACTGAATGAATTGACCGCTAGCGGAGTTCGGCATCTAATTATCTCCGCACTGTTTTTCGTGGTTTATGCCCTTTGTGGCACGGCGATAATGCTCACAGTCTTGTTTCTCATCAACCGTCATATACATGGAGAAAGCATCTCTTTCATTTCGGCAGCATGGGTACTCGGTAGTCTGCTGGTCTTGAAAACCATATCCAATGCCATTGCCGATATGAGTAAGCATTTTGCCGGATTTGATCTTGTGGAACGTATCCGCGAGAAAATCATACTGAAACTGAAAATGTTCTCACTCGGTTTCTATACCAATGAGCGTCTGGGAGAGATAAGTACAATCATTCACAAAGACGTTGATAATATGGAAATGGTAGTAGGACATCTATGGACACGGATGTCTGCCGACTTCATTGTAGCTCTAATACTCGGTATTGGACTATTTTGCGTGGATTGGCGCATGGGATTGACAATGGTAGCCATTCTCCCCATTGCCCTATTTTCTCTGTATCGGGGTATTCGCTCGGGAATGAAAGCACAGGAGGAATCACAGGACAATCTGGCAGATATGGTCAGCCTCTTTGTAGAATACGTCAAGGGCATCCCAGTTTTGAAAGTATTTGGAGGAAAAGGAATGTTCCGTGACAGACTTGACCACTCTGTCAGTGAATTTGGAGAAAGCAGTAAGAATACTTCTCGTTTGGCAGCTGTGAGTGTGGGCAGATACACTTTCCTGATAGAATTGGCTTTCGCTCTGATGGCTACAATCGGTCTTTGGTGGACACAGCAGGGGGAACTTTCTCTTTTCGCTTATTTAATGTTTATCATCGTCTCAAAAGAATTCTACAAACCTTTTGTCAATATGGAGAATCATTGGTTGAATTATATCAAGGTAAAAGATAGTTACGGACGCATTTCCCATTTATTGAATGCTCCTGTTATCACCAATCCTGAACAGCCGAAAACAGCAACCCATTTCAATCTTTCCTTTGACAAAGTGGATTTCCATTATGAGAAGGAAGGTTTTGAGATGAAAAATCTCACGTTCCATGTTCCCGAAGGAACAGTAACGGCACTTGTTGGCTCGTCAGGTTCAGGTAAAACAACCATTACCAACCTGTTACTCCGTTTCTGGGAACCGCAGACCGGCAGTATCCGTATCGGTGGTTTAGACATTCGAGAAATGGACTATGATTATTTACTCGGTAAAATCAGTGTGGTGATGCAGAATGTTATTCTCTTTTCAGATACCATTGCCAATAATATCAAAGTAGGCAATCAACATGCTACGCAGGAAGAAATCGAAGACGCAGCACGTAGGGCGATGATACACGACTTTATCATCAATCTGCCAGAAGGTTATGAAACAAAAATCGGAGAAAACGGTTTGGGATTATCTGGAGGTCAGAAACAAAGGCTTTCAATCGCCCGTGCGTTCCTTAAAGATGCTCCCATCATTCTTTTGGACGAGATAACAAGCAATGTTGACCCTGTCAATGAATATAAGATACAACAGGCAATGTCTTCCCTTATCCAAAATCGCACAGTCTTGGTCATTGCCCATCATTTGCAAACCATCCGTAATGCTAATCAAATTATTGTGATGGACAAGGGACACCTTGTAGAGAACGGGACGCATGCAGAACTTGCAGCAAAAAACGGAATGTACTGCAAATTGCTGTCTATGCAATAA
- a CDS encoding ABC transporter ATP-binding protein, with amino-acid sequence MDKQKVRPLDEERESRSLLSNVVVILHLILGTLPILLVVWAVDKLINGTLPPIIVWGIGGIMILFAMLRGVFYGTSIWRAHRSAYNALTRLRLRIISHLQRLPLGFFQERKVGDLVNIINHDVEQIEIYLAHGLPEILSATLFPALLWVIIMVLDWRLGLSLISLLPVAFLLQMAVKTLWGKSFQHFMESTQKMSEDLLEYVATISVIKAFSNEENRTERVLGGMRDYIRWVKRSMFSVTVPMTLITMFLEGGIVVMTLIGLWMMSSGELTVARFILALILGGLFSSSFAKLATFQHFRIVYGQSLAKVQSITEVQTKETADKKTDTTQTDVCFEHVTFSYPNKEDNALKDVCLQFPKGSHTAIVGESGSGKTTLASLMMGFWQPQTGTIRLGGENITELSERNIADYFSMVQQEVFLFNTTIRDNIRIGKPTATQKEVEMAAERARIHDFIMGLPNGYDTLAGEAGVKFSGGEKQRISIARMLLKDSPIIILDEATAALDGENEKLIQEALDELQRNKTVITIAHRLNTIQDMERIVVMDKGQVVSKGTHQELMKDCSLYRNMTETQEQVSKWQLKEEEE; translated from the coding sequence ATGGATAAACAAAAAGTCAGACCTCTTGATGAGGAACGGGAGAGCCGTAGCCTGCTCTCCAATGTTGTGGTTATATTGCACCTTATTTTAGGCACACTCCCTATACTGCTTGTAGTGTGGGCTGTGGACAAGTTGATAAATGGCACGCTCCCTCCCATAATAGTTTGGGGTATTGGAGGAATAATGATACTATTCGCAATGCTTCGAGGCGTATTCTATGGAACCTCGATTTGGCGCGCACACCGGTCGGCTTACAATGCCCTTACACGATTGAGGTTGCGTATCATAAGTCATTTGCAACGCTTGCCGCTCGGTTTCTTTCAAGAACGGAAAGTTGGCGACTTGGTGAATATTATTAACCACGATGTGGAACAAATTGAAATTTATTTAGCACATGGATTACCCGAAATCCTTTCGGCTACTCTTTTTCCAGCCTTACTCTGGGTAATCATTATGGTGTTAGACTGGCGTTTGGGGCTGTCGCTCATTTCTCTTTTACCTGTGGCATTTCTTCTGCAAATGGCTGTCAAAACACTTTGGGGAAAGAGCTTTCAGCACTTTATGGAAAGTACGCAAAAAATGTCGGAAGACCTTTTGGAATATGTGGCTACCATATCGGTAATCAAAGCCTTCAGTAACGAGGAAAACAGAACGGAACGGGTACTTGGTGGTATGCGCGACTACATCCGTTGGGTAAAGCGGAGCATGTTTAGCGTTACCGTTCCCATGACATTGATAACGATGTTCTTGGAAGGTGGTATCGTGGTAATGACCCTTATTGGACTATGGATGATGAGTTCGGGCGAATTAACTGTAGCCCGTTTTATTCTTGCCCTGATATTGGGTGGATTGTTCTCGTCCTCTTTTGCTAAGTTGGCAACATTCCAACATTTCCGAATCGTCTATGGTCAGTCGTTGGCAAAAGTACAGTCCATTACAGAGGTACAGACAAAGGAAACTGCTGACAAGAAAACGGATACGACACAAACGGATGTTTGTTTCGAGCATGTTACATTTTCCTATCCAAACAAGGAAGACAATGCGCTGAAAGATGTATGTCTTCAATTTCCGAAAGGAAGTCATACAGCTATCGTCGGCGAATCCGGATCGGGAAAAACCACACTGGCAAGTCTGATGATGGGGTTCTGGCAACCTCAAACAGGTACTATCCGACTAGGAGGAGAGAATATTACGGAACTCTCCGAACGTAATATCGCAGATTATTTTTCGATGGTACAGCAGGAGGTTTTTCTCTTTAACACAACTATTCGGGACAATATCCGTATAGGAAAACCTACCGCCACACAAAAGGAAGTGGAAATGGCAGCAGAGCGTGCTCGTATTCATGATTTTATCATGGGCTTGCCGAATGGTTATGATACGCTGGCAGGCGAAGCCGGCGTAAAATTTTCTGGCGGAGAAAAACAGCGTATTTCCATTGCTCGAATGTTGCTCAAAGACTCTCCAATAATTATTCTCGATGAAGCCACTGCCGCATTGGACGGAGAGAATGAGAAACTAATCCAAGAAGCTCTTGATGAATTGCAGCGCAACAAGACCGTCATTACCATTGCTCACCGTCTCAATACTATTCAGGATATGGAGCGTATTGTTGTGATGGACAAAGGGCAGGTTGTGTCAAAAGGAACACACCAAGAACTGATGAAAGACTGTTCTCTGTACCGTAATATGACGGAAACGCAAGAGCAAGTAAGTAAATGGCAATTAAAAGAAGAGGAGGAATAA